CTGGCTGCGTCGCTGGACGCGCTGGAAAGGAACAAGCCGGCCGGCGCGGGACGGCTCTGGGCAGTACGGTCGTCGGCCTCGAGCGAGGATGCGGCGGAGAGATCGTTCGCCGGCGTCTATCGAACGACGCTTGGTGTGACCCGGGATGCGATCCCGGCCGCTGTGGTCTCCTGCTGGGCTTCCCTGTGGACCGAGACGGCCTTCGCCTACTCCCGCCGCTGGGGAGTGGAAACGGACCCGCCGAAGATGGCGGTGATCATTCAGCCGCTTCTCTCTCCCATCGCCTCCGGCGTGGCGTTCTCCCAGGATGTGGCGACGGGTCGAACGGACCGCGTGGTGGTCAATGCCGTCTTTGGTTTGGCTGACTCGCTCGTGGCCGGTCAGATCGTGCCGGACCACTATGTGATCGTCTGCGACGAATCCAAGCGAACGCCGGCGGCCACCGTGGTGGAGCGTACGATCGCGCAGAAGCCGAGACGGAGAGTGTCCACGGAGACGGGCCTTCATGACGAGCCGGTCGGTGAAGAAGATCGACGCGCGCCGGCCCTTGACGAACTGCAGGCGCTGGAGCTGGCGATCCTCGTCAAACGGGTTGAGCGGGTGTTGGGGCAACCGGTCGATGTCGAGTGGGCGATCGATCATCAGGGAATCTGGCTGCTGCAGGCGAGGTCCCTTCCTCCCGCAGGCACGCCGCCAACCCCGGCATTCGAACCTTGTGAGTGGTCGCGCGCCAATTTCAAGGAGACCATGCCGGAGTTGCCGAGCCCGTTGGGACTTTCCTTCCTGGACCATTTCATGGACCACCAGATCCTCACACATTATCGGGAGGCGGGCTGCAAGATCCCGAAGAGCGCAAAGGCGGTGCGGATCGTGCGAGGGCGTCCCTATATCAACGTGACGTTGTTTCAATCGCTCATGGCGCAACTGGGCGGCGACCCGCGAGATGTCGCCGAACAGATGGGCGGGCATGGCGGCGCGCCGCCGGTCGGCGTCGAACGGCTGCCCTGGTGGACACTCCTATGGGCGGGAGGCCTGTTCATGTGGAAGATGCGGCAGGCCATGCGGCATGCGCCCACCTGGTTTGCCGAGATGAAGCGGATGGCAACCGATCTTCGTGCGGATTCGCTCAAGGGCTTGAGCATAGCGGAACTGCTTGCGCGAATGGACCGGATCGGAACGCGACTGCGGGAACACGACCTGACCTTCGCGATCGTGGCCGGCGTGGGGCAGGCTTTGCGGACCCTCGGGTTCCTCTCGTCTCGGGCGATCGGCGAAGGGTGGCGGGGACTGCTGAACGCGGCGTTGCAGGGACAAGGCACGGTCATCAGCGCCAGGCAGATTCTCTGGCTGGCCGAGCTCGCGGACTGGGCGAGGCAGGAGCGCCCGGCACGGGCGTTTTTTCTCGCCGATCCTTGGACGCCGGTTCGATTCCGGTCCGCCCTGGCCGGCACGCGGTTCATCGAAGAGTTCGACCGATTTTTGGCGGAATTTGGCCACCGGGCTCTCGGCGAGTCCGACGTGGCCACGCCCCGTTTCAGCGAGAACCCGGACTATCTGCTCGGCGTCATCCGGGTGCACCTGCAAGCGACGGGCGGGAAATCGGTCGAGGAGATCCGACGGCAGCAGGAGTCGGCGCGGGAAGCCGCCCTAAGGGAAATCCGTCGACGAATGGGGTGGCGTCTCCACTACTGGATGGCGTTTCGATGGTGGTACCGGCGACTCTGCCGATTCCTCTCCTTGCGCGAGGCGAACCGCCACCATCTGATGTATTTTTCCGCCGCCACGCGGCATCTGGCCTTGGCGCTGGGAGAACAGCTCTCGGCAACCGGCGTACTGGACACCCCACACGACATGTTCTTTCTCGCCGCCGAAGAGATCAGAGCCATCGCGTTGGATCCTTCGCAAGACTGGAAAGGTCTGATCGCCAGACGGCGGGCGGAACGTGCGGAGCATGCGGCGCATCAGGCGCCGGACACGATACGAGACGACAGGCCGGAAAGAAACAGTGCGGAAAGGAGGCAGCCTCCATCGGCAACGGGCCTCACGCTGAGCGGGGTCCCCGTTAGCGCAGGTTATGCGGAAGGACCGGTCTGTGTGCTTCTCTCTCCGGACGATTTCAGGAAAGTCAAACGCGGTGACATCATCGTGGCCCCGGTGATCGACCCCGGCATGGCGCCGGTCTTCAGCCTCGCAGCCGGTCTCGTCGTCGAAATGGGCGGCACGCTGTCCCACGGCGCGATCATCGCCCGCGAATATGGCCTGCCGACGATGGTCAACGTCCCGTATGCGACGAAGTTCCTCACGGACGGCGAGCGCATCGCGGTGGACGCGGGACAAGGCCTCATCCGGCCGCTTGGGCCGTCATAATGTCTCCCCGCCGGTTCCCGTCCTGACCGCTGGTGGTCGCCCTTGCGTCCGGGATCGCCTCGTTTCCCAAGCGGATCAGTCGCCCCAACGCCGGTTGAAGCCGATCTACCTCGTCAGGAAGTCGAGAATTTCATCCAGCGGTCGGACCGTACCCAGCAGCGTCGGATGGCCGAACCGACGGTTGTGGCGGTTCTCCTTGACTTTTTCGAGAGCGATGACGAGGTTATGGAAGTCGTCGAGTTGGGCGGTCTCGAAATACGTAATGAAGTCGAGGTCGTCGAGGCCGCTCGAGTGGTAGAGCTTGCGTTTGACGGTCTGAAGATAGGCCACGGTGGCCTCTGTGTGCTCCTTCATCATCTCGGTCCGCGCCGCCTGGTCCAACTGCCACCACTCCGCATCCTTGCGGATCGGCACGACGATCGCGTAGGGCATCGGCCCCGCGTCGGCCGGAGCTTTCAGCGCCGCTTTCAGGTCGTCGGGAAATCCTGGCACGTAGTTGGCTTTCTTGGTCATCCCGTTGAAGGTGTGCGTGTGACGGAGGTGACGTCCCAGCGGCGTGCTCATGAAATCCAGGAGAAAGTTTTGATTGTCGAGCATCTCGCCGGCATGAAGACGGAGAAAAAAGTCCGCATGATCGGACAGCCCGCGCAGGAGATAGACATCGACGGCGATCTTCTCGCCATGTTTCCGAATCACCTCTTTGACCGCCGCGGCGGCGAAAGCGCGGGTATTTTTTCCAGCTTCCACCAGTCTTCGTCAATGGCGAATACGGTGAATGTGGCATAGACGCCCGGCTCGGTCAGCAGCTTTGCCCGATCGGCGGCCTGGGCCTCCCAGGCAAAGACCGCCCAACACAGGAAACCGATAAGAATTCTCAGTGGGAATAGGCGCAACATCGCCCGTCTCCTTTCAATGATGGTCTTGGAAGGTGAAGCCGGAACCGGCAGGCTCCGGATATTTCGGCACCGGTTGGCCCGCCCAGCCGATCTTTGACGCGAAACCCTTGCCATACCGGTCATAGAGCTGGAAGAACTGATAGGCCTTGCAGTCGGTCAGCACTTCTTTGACTTCTTTCAAATACCGGTCGAACGTGTACTCAAACAATACACCCTGTCCGCCGGTCATGATCACCACGCGCCGCGAAGGGTCGATCGCGGCCTCCTGGTGGAAGACATAGCGATAGTAAGGACTTTCCGGTCCGCCGATGTGCTGAAGGAACTGCGCCCAGGTGGGTGGCTTGTCCATCGAGAGCCGCTCGGCGATGTTGACCCCCTTGATCGGACCGAACGGTTCGAAGAATTCTTTGAACATGCTGTCGGTCCAGTGATGTTCGCCGGAGATGTGATGGATGGCCTCGTCGAAGGGGACGAGCGTGTGGGTCTCCCAGCGAGAGCCGGGCGCCCAGTGGAAGATCACGCCGTTGGTCGGCCCCTTCCACTCGGTGCCGCCGACCTGCTCGACTTGGTGTTCGGTGATCTTGTTCGCCCAGACCCAGAAGACGAAGTCCACAAAGCGGGGATCGTCCGGCGCGATCGTCAACGCGTCGGTGCGAAGCGGGGTTTGAGGGTTGTAGCTGGTACGGACGTCTTTGCAGTGTGCGAGCCACTGGGCATCGGACCAGGCTGCGCCGCTCACCGGAAACGCCGCGGCCTGATCAAGCAGAGCGACCGTTGGGGTAAGCGCCAGGGCAAGCGTCCCGGCGGCAAGACAGAAAGTGACCCGACAGTTCCTTTCTCGCATGGTTCCGACCTCCCAGCGGCGATGGCGCTGGCCCTATCCTACCTTCCTCAATACCATGATTTCATCTGTCACGAACGAGATCCTTCTCTCAGGGGCGGTGTCCAACAAGTGGCGTCCAACGGCTTGACCTTTCTCGATGATTCTCGTAGGCTTACGCCGCTTTCCCCACACAGTCGGCGTGATTCAGATTCTAGCCTATTGCTGCGCCATGCGGCGGAGGTCGGCCGATGTTTGACGTGACCAGCCTCCTAGCGGGCTTCGCCGCCGGCCTTCTGTTGGGTGCGGCGCTCGCCGGCTTCTGGACCGCGGTGCGGCTCAGCGCACAGACGCACGCGCGCCTGATCGAAAGCGCAGAGCGGGCCCAGCGGGCGGAGGCGGCGGTCTCCGAGCTTCGTCGCCAATCCGAGCAGGAGCGGACCGAAGTTCAGCGGTTGAGGCAGGAACTGGCCGAGGCCCAGCAGGCGCGAGCCTCGGCCGAGACGCGCGCGGAAGAAGCCCTGAAGAATCTCCAGGAACAGAAGACGCTGCTCAGCCAGGCCCGGCAGGATTTGGTCGAGGCTTTTCAGGCGCTCTCCGGTGAGGCCCTGAAACAGAATAATGAAACCTTCCTGAACCTGGCCAAGACGTCCTTCGAAACTCTGCAGGCGGAGGCGAAGGGCGAGCTTGCGCAGCGCCAGCAGGCGATTCACGAACTGGTGAAGCCGCTCCAGGACGCCCTCAGACGCTACGAAGAGCAGCTCCACGCGCTCGAACAATCCCGCCAGTCGGCCTATGGCGGGCTGGACCAGCATCTCAAGCTTCTGGCCGAGTCACAGCAGCGGCTCCAGCAGGAGACCGGCAATCTGGTCAGAGCCTTGCGGGCGCCGACGGTGCGCGGCCGATGGGGCGAGATCACGCTGAAGCGCGTGGCCGAACTGGCTGGCATGGTCGCCCACTGCGATTTCATCGAGCAGGACACGGTCGACGGCGAGCAGGGGCGCCTGCGTCCGGACATGGTCGTGCACCTACCCGGCGGCCGGCAGATCGTCGTGGACGCCAAGACGGTGCTCTCGGTCTATCTGGAGGCCCACGAGGCGCCGGATGATCCGCAACGCCTCGAGCGGCTCAGACGACATGCGGCGCAGGTGCGGGCGCGCATGGACGAGTTGAGTCTCAAGGCGTACTGGAACCAGTTCCCTCAGGCGCCGGAGTTCGTGGTGTTGTTCCTGCCGGGCGAGCAATTTCTCGGCGCGGCGCTGGAGCAAGACCCGACGTTGATCGAAGACGGGTTCGCACGCGGGGTCGTGATCGCGACGCCGACGACGCTCATGGCCCTGCTCCGCGCGGTCGCCTATGGATGGCGGCAGGAACAGTTGGCGGCGCACGCCGAAGAGGCGGGCCGCCTGGGCAAGGATCTCTACGAGCGGATGGCCGTGCTGGCCGAGCACCTGAACGACGTCGGCCAGGCGCTGGGGAAAAGCGTGGTCGCCTACAACAAAGCGGTCGGCTCACTGGAGACGAGGATTCTGCCCGCCGCGCGCCGGTTCAAGGAGTTGGGCGTGGCGTCGGACAAGGAGATCCCTCCGCTGGAGCCGGCCGAGATCGTGCCGCGCAAGTGTCTG
This genomic window from Nitrospirota bacterium contains:
- a CDS encoding PEP/pyruvate-binding domain-containing protein, whose translation is MSSFPCNPVLLPLEACEDRALAGGKAAGLRRLILHGFRVPSGICLTTALYEEALERTGIHLRDQWRTLQTLSDRDRPAMLAACRQAIEQPILLQPIFERLAASLDALERNKPAGAGRLWAVRSSASSEDAAERSFAGVYRTTLGVTRDAIPAAVVSCWASLWTETAFAYSRRWGVETDPPKMAVIIQPLLSPIASGVAFSQDVATGRTDRVVVNAVFGLADSLVAGQIVPDHYVIVCDESKRTPAATVVERTIAQKPRRRVSTETGLHDEPVGEEDRRAPALDELQALELAILVKRVERVLGQPVDVEWAIDHQGIWLLQARSLPPAGTPPTPAFEPCEWSRANFKETMPELPSPLGLSFLDHFMDHQILTHYREAGCKIPKSAKAVRIVRGRPYINVTLFQSLMAQLGGDPRDVAEQMGGHGGAPPVGVERLPWWTLLWAGGLFMWKMRQAMRHAPTWFAEMKRMATDLRADSLKGLSIAELLARMDRIGTRLREHDLTFAIVAGVGQALRTLGFLSSRAIGEGWRGLLNAALQGQGTVISARQILWLAELADWARQERPARAFFLADPWTPVRFRSALAGTRFIEEFDRFLAEFGHRALGESDVATPRFSENPDYLLGVIRVHLQATGGKSVEEIRRQQESAREAALREIRRRMGWRLHYWMAFRWWYRRLCRFLSLREANRHHLMYFSAATRHLALALGEQLSATGVLDTPHDMFFLAAEEIRAIALDPSQDWKGLIARRRAERAEHAAHQAPDTIRDDRPERNSAERRQPPSATGLTLSGVPVSAGYAEGPVCVLLSPDDFRKVKRGDIIVAPVIDPGMAPVFSLAAGLVVEMGGTLSHGAIIAREYGLPTMVNVPYATKFLTDGERIAVDAGQGLIRPLGPS
- a CDS encoding chlorite dismutase family protein, which encodes MIRKHGEKIAVDVYLLRGLSDHADFFLRLHAGEMLDNQNFLLDFMSTPLGRHLRHTHTFNGMTKKANYVPGFPDDLKAALKAPADAGPMPYAIVVPIRKDAEWWQLDQAARTEMMKEHTEATVAYLQTVKRKLYHSSGLDDLDFITYFETAQLDDFHNLVIALEKVKENRHNRRFGHPTLLGTVRPLDEILDFLTR
- the rmuC gene encoding DNA recombination protein RmuC; this encodes MFDVTSLLAGFAAGLLLGAALAGFWTAVRLSAQTHARLIESAERAQRAEAAVSELRRQSEQERTEVQRLRQELAEAQQARASAETRAEEALKNLQEQKTLLSQARQDLVEAFQALSGEALKQNNETFLNLAKTSFETLQAEAKGELAQRQQAIHELVKPLQDALRRYEEQLHALEQSRQSAYGGLDQHLKLLAESQQRLQQETGNLVRALRAPTVRGRWGEITLKRVAELAGMVAHCDFIEQDTVDGEQGRLRPDMVVHLPGGRQIVVDAKTVLSVYLEAHEAPDDPQRLERLRRHAAQVRARMDELSLKAYWNQFPQAPEFVVLFLPGEQFLGAALEQDPTLIEDGFARGVVIATPTTLMALLRAVAYGWRQEQLAAHAEEAGRLGKDLYERMAVLAEHLNDVGQALGKSVVAYNKAVGSLETRILPAARRFKELGVASDKEIPPLEPAEIVPRKCLPVDSP